A part of Acidimicrobiales bacterium genomic DNA contains:
- a CDS encoding GNAT family N-acetyltransferase: MEAARRATENDVPRLATLCRAALAELGARERGGALFVAREGRAEPLEESLRATVAGPASVAVAGTIDDTVVGFGTGRLEGLRDGSCLGVIDELFVEEGARAVGVGEAIMGELLAWFSARGCLGVDSTALPGARETKNFFEESGFTARLLVMHRRLRG; this comes from the coding sequence CCCGCCGCGCCACCGAGAACGACGTCCCGCGGCTGGCGACGCTCTGCCGGGCGGCGCTCGCCGAGCTGGGCGCCCGCGAGCGGGGCGGCGCGCTGTTCGTCGCCCGGGAGGGCCGGGCCGAGCCGCTGGAGGAGAGCCTGCGGGCGACCGTCGCCGGCCCGGCATCGGTGGCCGTCGCCGGGACCATCGACGACACGGTGGTCGGCTTCGGCACCGGCCGGCTCGAGGGCCTCCGCGACGGCAGCTGCCTCGGCGTCATCGACGAGCTGTTCGTCGAGGAGGGCGCCCGGGCGGTCGGCGTGGGCGAGGCGATCATGGGGGAGCTGTTGGCGTGGTTCTCGGCGCGCGGTTGCCTGGGCGTGGACTCCACCGCCCTCCCGGGCGCCCGCGAGACCAAGAACTTCTTCGAGGAGTCGGGGTTCACGGCACGCCTGCTGGTGATGCACCGGCGGCTGAGGGGCTGA